From the Triticum urartu cultivar G1812 chromosome 4, Tu2.1, whole genome shotgun sequence genome, the window TACAGTAGTAGTATTGCGATACGACCGGAGCACAGCAGCACGCTCTTGCTGCACGCCGCGTGCGGTTCGAGCCAATCCAGTTAATCCAACCGGATGTACTACTACCTCTGTGTCTACATATAAGAGGGAGCAGGCGAGCGCGAGTGTGAAGCTAGTTTCAGTTCCCCGGTTTATATCTCAAGGTCCGGCTGGGATTTCAGACTCTTTTTTTTGAAATGGAAGCAGAAGATTTGCCTTGTATATTGATTAAGAAGAGTATAGAATTTTTGTTACAAGCCCCAAACTACTTAGGACTCACACTCCTGGTACAATAGTGCCCATTTTTTTTGCTCTGGTTAAAACCCAAAGTTTGATCTCACATCTAATGTTGTTGAGCAGGATTGTTGTTGGTGCATTCTTGTGTGTTCCGACCATTCCAAATGGTCCAACCGACAAGCATTGTAAGGGACGCCATGGCCTTCCCGTTTCGTCGGATCTCTTCGACCACCAATCACACTAACAGAGTCCTCTAGATGCCAATACTAAGTATCGAATTCAATCAATTGCAGCCAGTCGTCCACCATGTTCCAAAGACGGAGCGTGAACCGACATTTGTAGAAGAGGTGCGGCCCGGATTCTTGGACTTGCTTGCAGAGTGGGCAAAGGTCGCAGTTAGGCAATCCTCGCTTGGCCAGTTGGTCGGCGGTCCAAATACGGTCTTGGTTAGCCAACCAAGAGAAGAACTTGACTTTGGGAGGGGCCCAAGCTTTCCATATCATGTGATCCATTGGAGAGTAGATCGTTCCCAAGAATTGGGCCTTGTAGGCGGAGGCTGCGGAGTAGTGCCCATTGTTTGCGTATTTCCACAAAATATTGTCTTCAACATGCTATTCAAGGTGGAAGCCTTGAATGGTCGCCCAGAGGGCCACAAATTGGTGGATGTGGTCCATGGTGAAGTTGGTCGAAACTTTGACTTTGGCAACCCAAGGCCCATTGTTGAGCGCCTCTCTTACCTTTCAATTTTTTGGCAATGAAGCCTTGAAAATGAGTGGAGCTATCTCCTTGGGCTTCCGGTTGTTAATCCATGAAGCCTGTCAGAAGGAGATTTTTGCTCCATTTCCTACGGTGATGGTGGTGGATGTGTAGAAGAGATTGAGGTCATGTTCATCGCAGGGGTTGCCCATGCCAACCCACAGTTTGGAAGGCTCTTTCCATTCAAACCATGGACATTTGAGTCTCAAAGCTCACGCAAACTTGTCTGTGTTTAGCACCCCAAGGCCTCCACACTCGTACGCACTACATACCAGTTCCCATTTTACTCTGCATTTCACTTCTGTTATCTTGTCCGAGCCAACCCAAAGGAAAGCTCTCTCCAATTTGTTGGTCCTGTGTAGGGTGCTCGAGGGAACGATGAGAGGCATAATGTAGTATGACACTTGGGAGGAGAGGACTGGTTTTACAAGGGCGGTGGGTCCAATGGCAGTGATGTTGCCACCATCCCAAGGAGTGAGCTTAGCTGCCACCTTGTCCTCCAAGAATTGAAAGTCCACTTTTTTCAGTTGCCATATCGAGATAGAGAGCCCCATGTATCTCATTGGGAAGGAGGATCTTTTGGTCGGCAGGTTATGAAGGATGGGTGTCAAGTTTATGTTGCCGCATCTGATGGGTACGGCTGAACTCTTCTGAAAGTTGGTTGCAAGGCCCGTGACCTTGCCAAAGCAGTGTAAAATCTGAGATAGCCGATCAATGTCCCTCTTGATGGGCGCCATGAAAACCGCCGCGTCATCCGCATAGAGAGAGGCGAGGAAACCTCTTTTCTGCAAAAGGTCGATGATGTATTCCCATTTGATCGAATCTATAGCTTTGCAGATGTCCAGCTTGAAAAGGAGTGACGGGTTTTTTGCTCTTTTGAAGCCTCCGAGCAAGGTTTCTGATGTACATCAAGTTGTTGTGGATGCACCTTCTCTTGATGAATGCACTTTGCGCGTTCGAGGCAATGGCGTTCATGTGATGGTGCAGTCTGTTCGCTAGGACTTCTGCAATGATCTTTGCAATGATGTGGATGAGGCTAATTGACCTATAATCCGGTATCCCCTCCGCACCCTCCTTCTTGGCAAAAGTACCACATTGGCCAAATTAAGCCAATGAAGGTTGGCACTATGTGGATCCTCAAACAGACGGACCACTGCCATCATCTCCCCCTTCATCATTTGTCAACATTTTCCGAAGAAAAGACCGGTGAAACCCTAGGGCCTTGTCAGTGAGCATGTCATTGATCACCGTTTTAAGCTCCTCCTCAGAGATGGGGTCCTCATGATCTGACAGGACATGAGTCTCCATGTTGAGCTCGCCCCAGTTTAGGTCAAGGGACCTTAGTTCCCTCTCCCCAAAACCTCACTGAAATGATAACAAATGAGCTCCTCTTTTTTCTCATGTTTGGTGATCCACCCATGGTTGTGTTTGAGTCTGTGTATGTGATTTTGCGTCTTCGCGCATCAACCTTCCGGTGGAagtatttggtgtttgcatcaccCTCCTTCAGATTGGTCATTTTAGCACATTGATGCTTTCAAGCTCTCTCGATGACTAATAAGGAGATGACCCTCCTTTTTAACCTCTTGCAGAGGTCCATTTCTTTCAAGGATAATGCTCTGCTTTCCTGGGCTATGTCTAGGTGGAGGATGACCAGCAGAGCGCCATGAAGATGGACTTTTGATTTGAAAAAAGGTGTCCTACTCCACTCAGTGAGCCTGGTGCCCATTTTTCAGATTGTGGTGTAGCACCTGGCAAGACTCAGAGTGTGAAGTTAGCTCCGCCCATGCCTTTTGAACCACGTCAGTGAGGCCCGGCATCGTGGTCCAAAAATTCTCAAACTTGAAGGAGCGAGGTCTCTGAGGGCCCTTGTCATCCGCGAGCAGGAGAGGGCAATGGTGCGAAAGGGACGAAGGAAGTGCATGGAGGATGTGAGTGTTGAAGTGCATGTCCCAATCGGCGTTGCGGAATAAAGAGTTCAGTTTGTTCATCATAGTATTGGTCCTTTCGTTGCTCCAAATGAATCGCCGGTTCTGGAGGTGTATTTCTTTTAGATCACGACTGTGAATAGTGGCACATAAATGATTTATGCAGCTTCGGTTGACGGTTCTCTTGTTCTTATCTTGAGCGCATCACTCCGTCGATATTTGTCTTTGAAAATTTTTTTGCTTCTAGGAAGGGCAAGAGTTTATGTCACAACTTTTGATGAACAGCCAGTCATGAAAAAAAAACTAACCATGTAGTTTTCCTCGGCATCACAATGGTTAGCTTATTGCCGCGGCATCACAACCTCTAGGAAACTAACCATGTAAATGTTGAAAGTGTAAATGACGTTCAATTGCGACAAACTAGCCATTTAAGTGTTAAAAGTGTAAACTATACGTTCAATTGCAACATACTAACAACTTAAGTGTTAAAAGTGTAAACGACGTTCATTTGCAACAAACTAACCCTTAAAGTATTAAAATTGTAAACGATTGTCAATTGCAAGAAACTAAACATAAATATGGAAAATGTAAACCATGTTAAATTGCAAGAACTAACCACATAAATGCTCAAGTGTAAATGATGGTAAACTGCAATAAGTTAACCACAAAAATGTTAAAATCGCAAAGGATGCTAAACTGCAAGAAACTAACCATGGCAAATACACATGGGCTAGGAGCTATGCATATAATGAAGAGAACACATAGATCTACTAGGGTTCTGGTCGAGGCGCAGAGCTAGCACAAGACCTGGTCTGGCGAACTGGTCACCTCAGTCTTGCCCGGTCTAAATTCATTGTAGGGCTACACACCCGAATCATGATTTTTAGTTCTAGAAATGTCATGTCGCGTTCTAGAAAAGTAGTAGGTTGATGCTAACATGTAGATTGCTGGCATCAAGTCCGCATCCCATTGCATGCTGACATGCTCAACCCGCAGACCATCTCTGAGGCAGGCTTTGGGTTGATCGTCTTGTTAATGGCCAACGTTCGCATTTGTTGGTGGCATCATGGCCGGCATTCTTAAGGTTTGGCCATGTGGGCTAATGCAGAGGCAGCGTTGTGTGGTGCTCATCAAAGTTGGTTAACTTGAGTAGCCTTGAAGGATTCTTGGGAATTCGCATGGCTCGAATCAAGGTGTTGTATTCGGCAGAGCAACAAACTTTGGGATTATGACAAAGCAACAAACGGTGGGGTCCAATAGGCTAATATTTGGGATTGCGACGGAGCGACAGTGGAGGTCTGATAGGCGCTATGGAAACATATGCGGTTACAAACTTTTGTGAAAACatatgcccatttgaaatttgCGAAAAAGAAAGGTATGTACTTATAGTTGCTAGCCTTTCATTCCGTTTATATGTGTATAGAACACAAACAAACATGATTTTCTCAGGAAATGGCAAGTACACACGTCATTCAGCAATCTATGTCTGGATTTGCATTTTGCATCATCACGATGAGAAGCCATAGTCATAAGCACATGCACGGTCGGAAAAAAAATCTGATGGAACATGATGGACTGTGGTGGCCAACCTCAGTTGAGTTGACACTGTCATAGGTATCAAGCGTAAGTATTATAGCAAATAGATGCTGTGATGTGTGTTGAAGTAGGGAGACCCAACAGCCAAAAAACCACCTCTCGGAATGAGCATCGAACCAGGTCACAGACAAGTAGTGGAGCGGTGAGGGGCAATGATCTTAGATGTCAGGATTTGGGATTTCAGCATAAGAGAGACAAAGCAGCAGAGAGAATGTGACATGGGCTCTTTCTTGTTCTATTTCGAGATCCGCATGTATATTTATTAAGGAGAAAGTTTACGACACGAAAGAATATGCATGTGGTCCATATAACACCAGAGAAGGCAGAGAGATGGAGACATGGGGTTTTGCTATTTTGTCCAGTGGAGATGCACCACCGCACACATGAGCGAACACATACAGGTTTGAATACGAATATACATCTGTAATTTCTTATGCGGTATTTTTCTTGCAGCTGTAGTTTTCTTGTAATTTTCTGCACTACTATGCCAAAAACATTGACGATGACGCACACAAACACCCAAAAAGTAAGATATGCCACTGCTGTTGAATTTTGTTCATCATATACAGGAGAACGCATCTAATACATGGGAAATGCATGCTCTCCTCGGAAATCATCTTTCTTCTACAACATACAGACACCATCGTATATTCAAGTCATATTTGAAATTGCTTGTGCTTGCTAAGGCGACTATCTACGTGTACAGCTGTGTAGGAGGAACTTCAATGTAACTCTTCCTAGCTGATACCTAATAAGCACACAATTTCTAGGAAGGCCACAGGTCCCATTGACAGTTTGGCAGCCCGTAGCTCAGCGGTCGGTTGATCCACACCTCCATGCTAGCTTTGAATTGAAGTGAGGCAAACTGGGATGTTGTTGCATTCTGTTTTCTTGATTGCTCCGTATGAGCTGCTTTGGTTCAAGAGGAGGTTGGTTGAGCCAGCTCCCTGTAATCTTTACGTATACTCCACAGGATCTCTGCGCACCGCCTCATGCTCGGCCGGTTCCTCTTCTTGGGAGCTAAGCATTGCAAGGCCAGCTCGTACATCTTCTCGATCGCCAGGTTGGTCGCGTCGTTCACTTCCAGATTCGGATCCAGTGTTAGTATCGCATCGCCCTTTGAGAATTTTTCCATTGCCTGTGCCCACCATAAATGGAGCACACTTGTAATTAGCAAAACCAGATATATGGACAAGTCGTCGATCTTTAtgaactactccctctgtcccagaatataagaacatttttgacactatgctagtgtcaaaaacgttcttatattctgggacagagggagtattgtACATATTTCATTTCATATTGACCATTAAAGGTACAAAGATAATGATAAGAATGGCACAAACTAACCCATTTTGCTGTGACACGTTCGACGATCGCCCTCTTTGGTTCGATCGGGCGCCTCCCAGTAACCAACTCCACTAGCAGCACTCCGAAGGAGTAGACATCACTCTTCTCAGTGAGCTGGTATGTTCTGAGATACTCTGGGTCAAGGTACCCTGCTGTTCCTTTGACTTGAGTAGAGACATGGGTGGCGTCAGTCGGAGCCAGTTTCGCAAATCCAAAGTCAGCGACCTTAGCTCGGCAGTTGTTTGTGAGAAGAATGTTTGAGGATTTGATGTCCCTGTGGATGACCGGCTGATCTGCATCGGTGAAATATATGGGTCAGAGTCTAACTGATTTGGTGGTTCTTCACAGGTCGTATATGTTTGTTTTTTGGGCATCTGCACGTCAGGCCCTAATACTGCAAGAAGTCATGGTTTTTCCCTTTTTGAATTGAGATATTTGACATAAAACCTCTGTGGTCATCTCCTATCACCAGTAATAGTTTTGGTCTAAATTTGGTTCGGAGAGTTGAATCTCAGTTTAAATAGAGGCTTTAATTCCTATTGGTACTAGGAATAATATCCTAGGCACTGGTTGTTGTGATGCAGCTATATCTTCCTTGTGAAGTTAAGCAAAAGCAGACCAAGTGCTCTGTTTTCTACTAAAGGATTCTGCAGCGTCATCATATCTGAACTAAATCAAGTTAGTGCTAGATTAAATTCTTAATGACCTTGCTTTAACTTCTTCTCGGGGTATCATTTCTGATCCAAACAAGTATTGGCCACCCAGTGTCCCAATATCATTTGCAAACCTTTCATATGCAAGAACAAAACAACCAAAATAGGAAAAAAAATCCAAATAACCTGACAAACATGAAACCAAAATGCAAAGAAACATTAATAATTACTCTGCATTACCAGAGTAGGTGTGAAGATAGGTGATAGCGTGGGCCACATCGATCGCGATTTCCAACCTCACAGAGAACTCCAGGACTTTTCCATTCAGGCCTGCACACGTCTAAACTCGGTAAGACGATAGAATTAGCAAAAACCATGGCACTTGTCATCCCCATAGGTGATAGGAGGAAAGGGCAGGATCCTATGATTGTTACCTTCAAGGTGCTCTCGAAGATTGCCATTGGGAACATACTCCACAATGATCAACTGCTCACCACCAAACTCAAGGAACCCATGGAACCGTACCAGATTCAGGTGCTCGATGCATCGCAGCGTCTCTATCTCGTTCCGGAACTCGTGGCCCATGTGCTTGTCATACATATTCTGGAACGAAAAGAAAACGAACATAGACATGTTATGCAACTGTCGCCAGGTTTTGAGAACTGATCGTATGTATAAGAAGTAAATGGTGCAAACCTTCTTGGCCCGTTTGACGGCGACGAGGGTGCCATCGCTGAGCTGACCCTTGTACACTGTCCCAGAACCACCCTGCCCAATCTTGAGGTTGGGCGAGAAGTTCTTCGTTGCTTTCTGAATCTCTGGTAAGGTGAACTTTCTGTCTCCAGGTATCTCCCTTTCTGAAGAATTCCTGAGGGTGGAGCCATACAGCCCTCTGGCTGATCTCCTGCTCTCGAAAGTGCTCCCGCTGGTAGAACCTTGAGAGCTCAGCGACTGCGAGTCTGCAGATTCATTCATAGGAAAGAACCGTCACATCTCAAGTTTACAGAGAGCCTAACGATGGTTCTTGTAAGCAAAGTGTTATTTGCATAGTGTCATGAATTTAACAGTATCCATTAATTCCAGGATGCATATATCGTAACGAATGTGAGTGGCACGCAGGAGGCTATCCTTGAAAGAGGGAAGGAATTCGCTAATGGTACTTTACGATGGGGTTTGCTTACTCTGTGAGTCGGAGAAAGAATTAGCAAATGATACGAACACTTTGAGCAAGATGGGTTCCGGTCATGATCAAATCACGACAAATCAAATGGAACAAGTGGAAAATAATACGTACTACTCTCTttgttcacaaatataagatacTTTAATATTTCAATATGGATTAAGTAGggactgaaatgagtgaacaCACGCTAAAACGTATCTATATACACCCGATTCACAAAAAAGTTAATCGGAGAGAGTAGTAATTAGAAAAGTACTCCATCTATCCGGAAATACTTGTTCTATAAATGattgacaagtattttcggacggaggaaGTACAACCTGACGGTGATGGAGAGTGTGTTGCAGACATCTGATTAAACTAAGGCTCAAGAGGAGAATGCTGCATCTTGTGCTGTTATTGCCGTACACATCAGTACACAAAACAGTGCACCTGCAAAGATCCGATCCTAGAAAGACGTAGTACGTACAACCGAGTTATAAAAAGCAAAGCTGAAGTACAATCGTACGCGTTGACCAGGCACGGTTGACGAATAACATGTCACAATtagaagacgaagaagaagagaaaaatgGCATCGTGGGATCAGAAGGGCAGAGAGGCCACCGGAGAAGAGGTCGAGGGAAGGCGCGTGCGCACGTACGTTGGTGGGAGGCGTCGGAGTCGACGTCGGAGAGGGAGGTCTCCGGCGAGCGCGCGTCCCCGGGGGCGAAGCAGGAGCGGAAGGCGTCGAGGAAGGCGGCGGCCCCGCGGCCGCTGCTGCCGGACGAACGCTCGGACGAGGCCGTGGTGGTGGCGACCG encodes:
- the LOC125552912 gene encoding calmodulin-binding receptor-like cytoplasmic kinase 2 isoform X1, which gives rise to MRSGSSSSSAGSAPRRRPMSDLIGTGASASASDDLSRYSVATTTASSERSSGSSGRGAAAFLDAFRSCFAPGDARSPETSLSDVDSDASHQHSQSLSSQGSTSGSTFESRRSARGLYGSTLRNSSEREIPGDRKFTLPEIQKATKNFSPNLKIGQGGSGTVYKGQLSDGTLVAVKRAKKNMYDKHMGHEFRNEIETLRCIEHLNLVRFHGFLEFGGEQLIIVEYVPNGNLREHLEGLNGKVLEFSVRLEIAIDVAHAITYLHTYSDQPVIHRDIKSSNILLTNNCRAKVADFGFAKLAPTDATHVSTQVKGTAGYLDPEYLRTYQLTEKSDVYSFGVLLVELVTGRRPIEPKRAIVERVTAKWAMEKFSKGDAILTLDPNLEVNDATNLAIEKMYELALQCLAPKKRNRPSMRRCAEILWSIRKDYRELAQPTSS
- the LOC125552912 gene encoding calmodulin-binding receptor-like cytoplasmic kinase 2 isoform X2 encodes the protein MSATHSPSPSDSQSLSSQGSTSGSTFESRRSARGLYGSTLRNSSEREIPGDRKFTLPEIQKATKNFSPNLKIGQGGSGTVYKGQLSDGTLVAVKRAKKNMYDKHMGHEFRNEIETLRCIEHLNLVRFHGFLEFGGEQLIIVEYVPNGNLREHLEGLNGKVLEFSVRLEIAIDVAHAITYLHTYSDQPVIHRDIKSSNILLTNNCRAKVADFGFAKLAPTDATHVSTQVKGTAGYLDPEYLRTYQLTEKSDVYSFGVLLVELVTGRRPIEPKRAIVERVTAKWAMEKFSKGDAILTLDPNLEVNDATNLAIEKMYELALQCLAPKKRNRPSMRRCAEILWSIRKDYRELAQPTSS